One Scomber japonicus isolate fScoJap1 chromosome 1, fScoJap1.pri, whole genome shotgun sequence DNA window includes the following coding sequences:
- the kiaa0895l gene encoding microtubule-associated tyrosine carboxypeptidase encodes MVLDSGEVFMDQVEGKSVGSSREPGNRVPKTTATNPRPPARRSNVAKKEKEKEKVSHNGLPAQTNSSGQLVERRSSSLKGGATPRPPLRRPLSLEMTPQRLRGSQEQMADRRIVQPPWRSGSAAPSPPARSLTSPSLGAGGWMRRSESTCSVNYSLGLRAGRGQMRPATSLPHIAKGTGSTTMPGSARPCLLVALRPLNLEQEKQAFFQSDYKYEPQFEYAQPEPRSVLEKYREGSGLFLEQAVGIMECVLKKFASYENFEDVTGGNVLPKSQVWAAVRKYLQKEGCVGEVVVRLSDELLSQAVMVVESCRPTLTINLAGARQHWLEGMLRHEIGTHYLRGVNNNLQPWATTEGRKQYGLKPANPTEEGLASLHSVLLRKQPYLWRAALLYYTVYHATSMSFSQLFSHISRFVQDPDVRWEYCLRAKRGQTDTSQPGCFSKDQVYLDGILRILRHRRNIDFKMLTSLGKVSFEDVERLRHLAVLTRTRIPHFMRDQVRYLQHLDHIVAVNELDDSSLQELLP; translated from the exons ATGGTGTTGGACTCAGGAGAAGTCTTCATGGATCAGGTTGAGGGTAAGAGCGTCGGGAGCAGCAGGGAACCGGGCAACCGAGTCCCCAAAACCACTGCCACCAATCCCAGACCGCCGGCCAGAAGGAGCAATGTCGccaagaaggagaaagagaaagagaaagtgtcCCACAACGGACTTCCTGCCCAGACCAACAGCAGCGGCCAGCTAGTAGAGAGGAGGTCATCGTCATTAAAAGGCGGCGCCACACCCAGACCGCCCCTCCGCCGCCCTCTCAGCCTGGAGATGACCCCCCAGCGCCTGCGGGGGTCTCAGGAGCAGATGGCGGACAGGCGGATCGTGCAGCCTCCGTGGCGCAGCGGTTCGGCGGCCCCTTCGCCTCCGGCTCGCAGCCTTACCAGCCCCAGCCTGGGAGCGGGCGGCTGGATGCGCCGCAGCGAGAGCACCTGCTCCGTCAACTACTCCCTGGGGCTCCGAGCCGGCAGGGGCCAAATGAGACCGGCCACGTCCCTGCCGCACATCGCTAAGGGGACGGGGAGCACGACGATGCCCGGATCCGCCAGGCCCTGTCTGCTGGTCGCACTGCGGCCTCTGAACTTGGAGCAGGAGAAGCAGGCGTTCTTCCAGTCGGACTACAAGTACGAGCCGCAGTTTGAGTACGCTCAGCCTGAGCCGAGGAGCGTGCTGGAGAAGTACAGAGAGGGATCGGGACTCTTCCTCGAACAG GCGGTCGGGATCATGGAGTGCGTCCTGAAGAAGTTTGCCTCCTATGAGAACTTCGAGGATGTGACGGGCGGCAACGTGCTCCCTAAAAGTCAAGTCTGGGCTGCCGTGCGTAAATACCTGCAGAAGGAAGGCTGCGTGGGAGAG gtcgTGGTGCGCCTGTCTGACGAGCTGCTGTCTCAGGCCGTCATGGTGGTGGAGAGCTGTCGTCCCACTCTGACCATCAACCTGGCCGGAGCTCGACAGCACTGGCTGGAGGGGATGCTGAGACATGAAATAG GCACACATTATCTACGAGGAGTGAACAACAATCTGCAGCCGTGGGCCACCACAGAAGGCAGGAAGCAGTACGGCCTCAAACCGGCCAACCCCACCGAGGAGGGTCTGGCCAGCCTGCACAGCGTGTTGCTACGGAAACAGCCCTACCTGTGGCGTGCGGCTCTGCTGTACTACACGGTTTACCACGCCACCAGCATGAGCTTCAGCCAGCTCTTCAGTCACATCTCACGCTTCGTCCAGGACCCGGACGTCCGCTGGGAGTACTGTCTGCGAGCCAAGAGGGGACAGACGGACACCTCGCAGCCTG GTTGCTTCAGTAAAGATCAGGTCTACCTGGACGGGATTCTCCGGATTCTTCGGCATCGAAGGAACATCGACTTCAAGATGTTGACCTCCTTAGGAAAG GTGTCTTTCGAAGACGTAGAGAGGCTTCGACATCTGGCTGTGCTCACCCGGACCAGAATCCCACACTTCATGCGAGACCAGGTGCGTTACCTGCAGCACCTGGATCACATCGTCGCCGTAAACGAACTGGACGATTCGTCGCTGCAAGAACTGCTACCTTGA